The region AACAGCAACGCGTTGCGCTGGCACGCGCGCTGGCACCGCAGCCAGCCATGCTTTTGCTGGATGAGCCTTTTTCCAGTTTGGACTCCAGTTTGCGCCCCGTTTTAGCGCGCCAAGTTCGGGATATCGTCAGTCAAACGAAGACCACAGCCTTATTGGTCACCCATGACCAACATGAAGCCTTTGCCATGAGCCAGCATGTTGGCGTACTCGGCGGTGGAGTCTTACACCAGTGGAGCTCCGCCTACGATATTTATCACCGACCGGCCAACCAATTCGTCGCCGAGTTCGTGGGCGACGGCGTATGGCTCAAAGGCCAGCTCGATGCAGCCGGGCGTGTCCATACAGCCATCGGTGAACTGCCGGCCGTATGCCCTTTGCCCCCCAGTCAAGGGGAAGTGATGGTGCTGTTACGACCGGATGACATTCAACATGATGACCACAGCCCGCTCAAAGCACGCATCGTCGACGCCAGCTTCCGCGGCGCCAACATCCTATTCGAGCTGGAGATAGCCGACGGGCAAAGGCTGAAAACCCTGACACCCAGCCACCATAACCATCAGGTCGGGCAGGACCTGGGCATCCGGGTTGCAATGGACCACGTGATTGCTTTTCCAGCCTAAGCCCTCCGCAGCACTCACCCGCTAGC is a window of Oceanococcus sp. HetDA_MAG_MS8 DNA encoding:
- a CDS encoding ABC transporter ATP-binding protein; the encoded protein is MQLQCKNIDIHHAGRPILSDISFTLPSGSLGCLLGPSGCGKTSLLRAIAGFHELSRGEIILGEGVISRPGMTLDPSQRGVGMVFQDLALLPHLSVAGNVGFGLHDRPRAEVQQRTQQMLDLTGLRGLGERYPHQLSGGQQQRVALARALAPQPAMLLLDEPFSSLDSSLRPVLARQVRDIVSQTKTTALLVTHDQHEAFAMSQHVGVLGGGVLHQWSSAYDIYHRPANQFVAEFVGDGVWLKGQLDAAGRVHTAIGELPAVCPLPPSQGEVMVLLRPDDIQHDDHSPLKARIVDASFRGANILFELEIADGQRLKTLTPSHHNHQVGQDLGIRVAMDHVIAFPA